GATATTGACACAATGTAAAATTACAGGTATTATAATTATGAAAAAAGTTAACCATATAATCTTGAAATAAGGTCAAGAGTTTCTACAAACTGCCGATAACAGTTTACTATGGGGAGTTTTAATATTTTAAAACTATTAAACCCCATGAAGTAATGGGGCTTTTTTGATTCAAAAATAATAGGAGGACAGAGATGATTTCAAAATTTTTTGGTTTTGAAGCAAGAGAAACAAACTTAAAGCAGGAAATAATAGGTGGTTTGACTACTTTTCTGACAATGGCTTATATTGTAATAGTAAACCCGGCAATATTAAGTGACGGTACAGGTATGGATAAGGGAGCGCTAATAACAGTAACGTGCCTTGCAGCAGCAATAGGATGTCTGCTGGCGGCATTTATAGCTAATATGCCTATAGCTATGGCACCGGGAATGGGAATGAATGCATTTTTTACCTACTCACTGGTAATAGGAAGAGGAATCCCATGGGAACAGGCATTAGGAATAGTATTTTTATCAGGTGTGATATTTTTAGTGTTAACACTTATGAAAATAAGAGAAAAAGTAGTAGATTCTATTCCAATAGTAATAAGATACTCAATAGCAGCGGGAATTGGTCTCTTTATAGCCTTTATAGGGCTGCAGAATATGGGGCTGATAGTAGCAAATCCGGCAACTTTAATAGGAATAGGAAAATTTACACCTGCAGTAATTTTAGGTGTGTTAGGCCTTGTTATTACAGGATTTTTTGAATTAAAAAAGATAAAGGGAGGAATACTGTATGGGATTCTGATAACAACAGTAATCGGGATACTTACAGGTAACGCGAATCTTCCTGCAACTGTGGTGTCATTTCCGCCGAGTATAGCACCGACATTTTTGAAGTTTGATGTAATAGGAGCATTAAAAATATCATTTATAGGACCGATATTCTCTTTTATGTTTCTTGATCTTTTTGATTCGATTGGAACAATAATAGCATGTGCTAAAGCAGCAGGGCTGGAAGATGAGGACGGTAATGTACAGAATATAGGGAAAGCACTCGAGGCAGATGCCATAGCAACTGTAGTGGGATCAATGCTGGGAACAAGTACAACAACAACATTCGTAGAGTCGGCAGCGGGAGTGGCAGATGGTGCCAGAACAGGTTTTTCTTCAATAATAGTAGCACTGTGTATGATATTAACATTGTTTTTCGCCCCGATTATAGGAATAGTACCGGGATATGCAACAGCTCCGGCACTGATAATAGTGGGAGTGTATATGTTTAAAAATCTGCTTCATATAGATTTTAACAGAATAGAAGTGG
The Sebaldella sp. S0638 DNA segment above includes these coding regions:
- a CDS encoding NCS2 family permease; translation: MISKFFGFEARETNLKQEIIGGLTTFLTMAYIVIVNPAILSDGTGMDKGALITVTCLAAAIGCLLAAFIANMPIAMAPGMGMNAFFTYSLVIGRGIPWEQALGIVFLSGVIFLVLTLMKIREKVVDSIPIVIRYSIAAGIGLFIAFIGLQNMGLIVANPATLIGIGKFTPAVILGVLGLVITGFFELKKIKGGILYGILITTVIGILTGNANLPATVVSFPPSIAPTFLKFDVIGALKISFIGPIFSFMFLDLFDSIGTIIACAKAAGLEDEDGNVQNIGKALEADAIATVVGSMLGTSTTTTFVESAAGVADGARTGFSSIIVALCMILTLFFAPIIGIVPGYATAPALIIVGVYMFKNLLHIDFNRIEVAIPAFLTIIMMPLAYSISIGISFGFISYVVIEIFQGKIKSINPILWIITVLAIVNLAM